A genomic region of Metopolophium dirhodum isolate CAU chromosome 1, ASM1992520v1, whole genome shotgun sequence contains the following coding sequences:
- the LOC132935947 gene encoding uncharacterized protein LOC132935947: MHKFNILYIYSSSQIRIFIVDFEFTMINSTEILLVSGAISNSLEKYKPMKLEGNPLVLTQDDKLRRFRRRDLGKVVQTIKRVFRSKPNLTTPLLDQLYKSINHQGESTLSTVYLQKYLHIDSREPIIVFWNGTTDLTIVKRLRLRGILAFLNITAYSDRNNNEFNLKLTNIETRETLYSGYIGKLNKNGRMLNLLEAHGLVCNTNHHITHCHDPIADVILTKCVFDYVVTKIRPIYLYRLGRKYRKK; the protein is encoded by the coding sequence atgcataaatttaatattttatatatatattctagcTCTCAAATCCGTATTTTCATAGTGGATTTCGAATTCACTATGATCAATAGCACCGAAATATTATTGGTATCCGGCGCCATCTCCAacagtttagaaaaatataaaccgaTGAAACTGGAGGGGAATCCTCTTGTACTTACACAAGACGATAAGTTAAGGAGGTTCCGGCGCCGTGACTTGGGAAAAGTTGTGCAAACAATCAAAAGGGTATTCCGGAGTAAACCAAACTTGACCACACCATTGTTGGACCAattatacaaaagtataaaCCATCAGGGGGAGTCGACTTTGTCAACGGTATACCTACAGAAATATTTGCACATCGATAGCAGGGAgccaataatagttttttggaACGGAACGACAGATCTAACAATTGTAAAAAGATTAAGGTTAAGGGGTATATTagcgtttttaaatataacggcGTACAGTGATaggaataataatgaatttaatttaaaactaactaaCATAGAAACAAGAGAAACCTTATATTCAGGGTACATaggaaaacttaataaaaacggCAGGATGTTAAACTTATTAGAAGCACATGGATTGGTGTGCAATACGAATCATCATATCACGCATTGTCACGATCCAATTGCGGATGTAATTTTAACCAAATGCGTTTTTGACTATGTAGTCACGAAAATAAGGccgatatatttgtatagactaGGTAGAaaatataggaaaaaataa
- the LOC132942292 gene encoding putative uncharacterized protein DDB_G0289263 — protein MAEGESVAKFASRIEELYYKLCAASTIGLAQVEADIVKKQTKKQAMIIFMTGLPHHLYTVLKSRNPSTLEQCFKTAIDEMLEYESKVEMDKLQRQIGNGKQADVNNEEKRQNGGNTNNAVNRGGNSNSNQSNRNNNFNGYNNRYVNHNNRNNYGNNNQSGYGSHMVNRGGHRGGNGYGRNFNANNVQQNNINRGTGCYTCGRSNHIARDCWSNRPNVQQNTYNNNRVNGTRHASNSNNVRRDNNNTQGVLCSYCNKIGHEISSCYTKQKNDRSTSGNANGPSPVGVRLVQEIVQDPHTGFSTSQQN, from the coding sequence ATGGCCGAGGGAGAAAGTGTGGCAAAATTCGCTAGTAGAATCgaagagttatattataaactctgcGCGGCAAGTACGATAGGTCTAGCTCAGGTCGAGGCAGATAtagtgaaaaaacaaacaaagaaaCAGGCAATGATCATATTTATGACAGGGTTACCTCATCACCTATATACGGTACTGAAAAGTCGAAATCCCAGTACATTGGAACAATGTTTCAAAACGGCGATCGATGAGATGCTCGAATATGAGTCAAAAGTAGAAATGGATAAATTGCAGAGACAAATTGGTAATGGAAAACAGGCAGACGTCAATAACGAGGAAAAACGACAAAATGGTGGTAATACAAATAACGCAGTTAATCGCGGAGGAAACAGTAATTCAAATCAAagcaatagaaataataatttcaacggGTATAACAACAGATATGTTAACCACAACAACCGCAATAATTATGGGAATAACAATCAGAGCGGATATGGCTCACACATGGTTAATCGCGGCGGTCATCGAGGCGGAAACGGCTATGGACGGAATTTCAATGCTaataatgtacaacaaaataatattaaccgagGCACCGGATGCTACACTTGTGGTAGATCTAATCACATAGCACGAGATTGCTGGAGCAATCGACCTAATGTGCAACAAAATACGTATAACAATAATCGTGTAAACGGCACGCGCCATGCGAGCAACAGCAATAATGTTCGTAGGGACAATAACAATACTCAGGGCGTACTTTGCAGTTACTGCAATAAGATAGGTCATGAAATTTCAAGCTGTTATACAAAACAGAAAAACGACAGAAGCACGTCGGGAAACGCCAACGGACCATCACCGGTGGGAGTCAGATTGGTCCAAGAAATAGTTCAAGACCCACACACAGGATTTTCCACATCACAGCAAAATTAA
- the LOC132937410 gene encoding uncharacterized protein LOC132937410 — MKTRGRPRREPVYTPPLFPPELWSVAERLSSGLPRTTNTAESWHRKLNRLISPHPGLHKLIKTLQSTQNETEAVIEMLLYGRSNKKMKIQVQSHNIRLKEVQQRFLADPGYDLLEYLRGIAQNLKF; from the exons ATGAAAACAAGAGGAAGACCAAGAAGAGAACCAGTTTATACGCCTCCACTTTTCCCTCCAGAATTATGGTCTGTAGCTGAAAGGTTATCATCAGGATTGCCCAGGACGACAAATACTGCAGAATCCTggcatagaaaattaaatagattaataTCGCCACATCCGG GACtacataaattaatcaaaacctTACAATCTACTCAAAACGAAACTGAAGCAGTAATTGAGATGCTACTTTATGGGcgcagtaataaaaaaatgaaaattcaagTCCAATCCCACAATATACGTTTAAAAGAAGTGCAACAAAGATTCTTAGCTGATCCAGGTTATGATTTACTAGAGTATTTAAGAGGAATagcacaaaatttaaaattttaa
- the LOC132935948 gene encoding uncharacterized protein LOC132935948 — MNENIPLSAELPLTLQAIEFFRELKNELLNGQHNQFVRGDMICVGCFKRHVIEANRRMTMPFTQRVLNQAMVPLTEFIHAVIVNPRADSSICVEVGMLLEQLISRRILSTDHIFEE, encoded by the coding sequence ATGAACGAAAACATACCATTGTCGGCAGAACTACCATTGACACTACAAGCAATAGAATTTTTCAGAGAGCTGAAAAACGAATTATTAAACGGGCAGCACAATCAGTTCGTCCGGGGGGATATGATTTGTGTAGGATGTTTCAAACGACATGTCATAGAGGCTAATAGGAGAATGACTATGCCGTTTACACAACGTGTTTTAAATCAAGCTATGGTACCGTTAACTGAATTTATACACGCAGTAATTGTTAACCCTAGGGCGGATAGTTCAATCTGTGTAGAAGTCGGAATGCTTTTAGAGCAACTAATCTCACGACGTATATTATCCACGGACCATATATTCGAagagtaa